The following proteins are co-located in the Tiliqua scincoides isolate rTilSci1 chromosome 8, rTilSci1.hap2, whole genome shotgun sequence genome:
- the SRSF1 gene encoding serine/arginine-rich splicing factor 1, protein MSGGGVIRGPAGNNDCRIYVGNLPPDIRIKDIEDVFYKYGAIRDVDLKNRRGGPPFAFVEFEDPRDAEDAVYGRDGYDYDGYRLRVEFPRSGRGTGRGGGGGGGGGAPRGRYGPPSRRSEYRVIVSGLPPSGSWQDLKDHMREAGDVCYADVFRDGTGVVEFVRKEDMTYAVRKLDNTKFRSHEGETAYIRVKVDGPRSPSYGRSRSRSRSRSRSRSRSNSRSRSYSPRRSRGSPRYSPRHSRSRSHISEEMD, encoded by the exons ATGTCCGGAGGCGGCGTGATCCGCGGCCCCGCCGGCAACAACGACTGCCGCATCTACGTGGGCAATCTGCCGCCCGACATCCGCATCAAGGACATCGAGGACGTCTTCTACAAGTACGGCGCCATCCGCGACGTCGACCTCAAGAACCGCCGCGGCGGGCCGCCCTTCGCCTTCGTCGAGTTCGAGGACCCCCG GGATGCAGAGGATGCCGTGTATGGACGAGATGGATATGATTATGATGGGTACCGTCTGCGGGTGGAGTTCCCTCGAAGTGGCAGAGGCACTGgcagaggtggaggtggaggtggaggtggtggagCACCAAGGGGCAGATATGGGCCCCCATCCAGGCGTTCTGAGTACAGAGTGATAGTATCAG GGCTGCCTCCCAGTGGAAGCTGGCAGGATTTAAAGGATCACATGCGCGAAGCAGGTGATGTATGTTATGCTGATGTTTTCCGAGATGGAACTGGTGTCGTGGAGTTTGTACGGAAAGAAGATATGACCTACGCAGTGCGAAAACTGGATAACACTAAGTTTAGATCTCATGAG GGAGAAACTGCCTACATCCGTGTTAAAGTTGATGGCCCAAGAAGTCCAAGTTATGGAAGATCTCGCTCTCGCAGCCGTAGTCGTAGCAGAAGCCGTAGCCGCAGCAACAGCAGAAGTCGCAGTTATTCCCCGAGAAGAAGCAGAGGATCTCCACGCTACTCTCCCCGTCACAGCAGATCACGTTCCC ACATATCTGAAGAGATGGATTAA